The following coding sequences lie in one Thalassoglobus polymorphus genomic window:
- a CDS encoding RNA polymerase sigma factor codes for MNTERSSQSNSVGISIQELVNSFYSDVYRFAYRLSGNQADAEDLTQQTFLTACRKLHQIKDLSKSRSWLFTIVRNAFLKTQRHPEIELSTFEDMVVAVDAPTVLNLEFDEEALGIALGEMPETYRTPVLLYYFEEIGYKEIAEILQVPIGTVMSRLSRGKQFLRSKLSPESP; via the coding sequence ATGAATACAGAACGATCATCACAGTCAAATTCTGTAGGCATCTCGATCCAAGAACTGGTCAATTCGTTCTATTCAGACGTCTACCGGTTTGCGTATCGATTGTCTGGCAATCAGGCAGATGCCGAAGACCTGACTCAACAGACGTTCTTAACGGCTTGCCGTAAACTCCATCAGATCAAGGACTTATCCAAAAGTCGCTCTTGGTTGTTTACGATTGTCCGGAATGCATTTCTAAAAACACAAAGACACCCTGAAATAGAACTCTCCACGTTTGAGGACATGGTCGTCGCTGTTGACGCCCCTACGGTTCTCAACCTTGAGTTTGATGAGGAAGCGCTAGGAATTGCTCTGGGAGAAATGCCAGAGACATACCGGACTCCGGTTCTTCTCTACTATTTTGAGGAAATCGGATACAAAGAGATCGCTGAAATCCTGCAAGTTCCCATCGGGACGGTGATGAGCCGACTCTCTCGGGGAAAGCAGTTTCTTCGATCAAAACTTTCACCCGAATCACCATAA
- a CDS encoding Gfo/Idh/MocA family protein, giving the protein MSAQNLSRRHFLQGVASTAVLGPMVVQAQSKPAAKVNIACIGVGGKGWSDMLEVSVGHNIVAICDIDEGRLAKAADKFPKAKKYTSWQKLLEQKDINAVTISTPDHTHAPATMSAMELGKHVYTQKPLTHDVFESRQLTEFAKEKNLITQMGIQHHATARLKLGVHAIQNGAIGKVKEAHVWTDRPGTFWKQGLERPTKKDPVPAQVHWNDWLGTAPERPFVTGMYHPFHWRGWWDFGTGALGDMGCHLMDPVIDALELGPPKTISAEGPPPTSESGPEWCIVHYTFPGTKQTEKTVDVHWYEAGLQPDRKLFQAPEDWAGSKNGVLYIGEKGNLFLGFPEMPELFPKEKFEDYKWPEFSDHNHYQEWTNAVATDGKTSCPFEYSGPLTETVLLGNVAYRSGKTIQWDSENMKATGEPSADQFIKRTYRDGWNVSGLG; this is encoded by the coding sequence ATGTCTGCACAAAACTTGTCTCGTCGCCACTTTTTACAAGGCGTTGCGTCGACTGCGGTCTTGGGGCCGATGGTCGTTCAAGCACAATCCAAGCCAGCTGCCAAAGTGAACATCGCCTGTATCGGGGTGGGCGGAAAAGGTTGGTCCGACATGCTTGAGGTCTCGGTCGGACATAACATTGTCGCCATTTGCGATATCGACGAAGGGCGTCTTGCCAAAGCTGCTGACAAATTTCCAAAAGCGAAGAAGTACACAAGTTGGCAGAAGCTTCTGGAGCAAAAAGATATTAATGCCGTCACAATTTCGACGCCAGACCATACGCACGCTCCTGCCACGATGTCTGCGATGGAACTGGGAAAGCATGTCTATACGCAAAAGCCGTTAACACACGATGTGTTTGAATCCCGGCAGTTGACCGAATTCGCCAAAGAGAAAAACCTGATCACCCAGATGGGGATTCAGCACCATGCGACGGCACGACTCAAGCTGGGCGTCCACGCAATTCAAAATGGAGCCATCGGAAAAGTCAAAGAGGCTCACGTTTGGACCGACCGACCGGGAACATTCTGGAAGCAAGGACTTGAACGTCCCACGAAGAAAGATCCGGTACCAGCTCAGGTCCACTGGAATGACTGGTTGGGAACCGCCCCAGAGCGGCCGTTCGTCACCGGAATGTATCATCCGTTCCATTGGCGCGGCTGGTGGGATTTCGGAACCGGAGCACTGGGAGACATGGGCTGCCATCTCATGGACCCTGTGATCGACGCTCTCGAACTCGGACCACCCAAAACGATCAGCGCTGAAGGTCCACCGCCAACCTCAGAAAGTGGTCCGGAGTGGTGCATCGTGCATTACACATTCCCGGGAACTAAACAGACTGAAAAAACGGTTGACGTGCATTGGTACGAAGCCGGTTTACAGCCAGATCGCAAACTCTTCCAAGCTCCTGAAGACTGGGCAGGATCAAAGAATGGAGTTCTTTACATCGGTGAAAAAGGAAACCTCTTCCTTGGATTTCCGGAAATGCCGGAACTGTTTCCAAAAGAGAAGTTCGAAGACTACAAATGGCCCGAGTTCTCCGACCACAATCACTATCAGGAATGGACAAACGCAGTCGCAACCGACGGGAAGACCTCCTGTCCGTTCGAATACTCCGGACCGCTCACTGAAACAGTTCTCCTGGGGAATGTCGCGTACCGCTCCGGAAAGACAATTCAGTGGGACAGCGAAAACATGAAGGCGACAGGCGAACCCTCTGCGGATCAGTTCATTAAACGGACCTACCGAGATGGCTGGAATGTCAGCGGACTTGGTTAA
- a CDS encoding DNA-directed RNA polymerase subunit alpha C-terminal domain-containing protein: MFTPSSPESEPTPFSAIVPPEQPQDQSASHLSSPQMSEQPASQPPAQPTVPSFDFVAVLRDSATLGREELQRMLSAAIGAGAIDFRKAVEQITEEAKSDPGLIVRAGIGQFYIGNATVAEELLTGTNDGIGRYYLGQALLSQERYEDAAKEFEQAGKLGYKPTESTLRRSGAIRRAGRLEDAEELIRSTGADGARLAEYSYQMGCILSDRGDTFGAIEYFERAVDMDPHHQRALFALAVQNSRHGDDEEAIQLYERCLSRPPYLRGALLNLGLLYEDKENYSAAQYCFERVLKYDPGNERAILYLKDIEATSDMYYDEESLKEQQRLEQLLARPVTDFELSVRSRNCLATMGIDTLGQLTEISEQELLSGKNFGETSLIEVRELMEVHGLSIGEYLHEKQREPSFDNRELTAEEQAAVQLPISDLNLSVRSRKCMARLGITTIGEVLIRTPDELLSAKNFGVTSLNEIRNKLSEMNLKLRND; encoded by the coding sequence TTGTTTACACCATCATCACCAGAGTCGGAACCAACGCCATTTTCAGCGATTGTTCCCCCTGAACAGCCACAAGATCAATCCGCATCGCACCTTTCTTCACCGCAGATGTCTGAACAACCGGCATCGCAACCGCCTGCTCAGCCAACGGTGCCGAGCTTTGATTTTGTCGCAGTTCTACGAGATTCGGCAACTCTTGGTCGTGAAGAGTTGCAACGCATGCTCTCAGCAGCCATCGGCGCTGGAGCAATTGATTTTCGAAAAGCCGTTGAACAAATCACCGAAGAGGCCAAGTCCGATCCTGGCCTGATTGTTCGTGCCGGAATTGGTCAGTTTTACATCGGGAACGCCACTGTTGCCGAAGAGCTTTTAACCGGAACCAACGACGGAATTGGCCGCTACTACTTGGGACAGGCACTGCTTTCTCAAGAGCGGTACGAAGATGCTGCGAAGGAATTCGAGCAAGCTGGAAAGCTTGGCTACAAACCAACAGAGAGTACACTCCGCCGTTCAGGTGCCATCCGACGAGCAGGACGGCTCGAAGATGCTGAAGAATTGATCCGTAGCACCGGAGCAGATGGTGCTCGACTCGCAGAATACTCCTACCAAATGGGGTGTATCCTGTCAGATCGTGGAGACACGTTCGGAGCGATCGAATACTTCGAACGCGCCGTCGACATGGACCCGCATCACCAGCGTGCTCTGTTTGCACTGGCTGTCCAGAACAGTCGCCACGGCGATGATGAAGAAGCGATTCAACTCTATGAACGCTGCCTCTCCCGCCCACCATATCTCCGTGGAGCATTGCTGAATCTGGGGCTTCTCTACGAAGACAAAGAAAATTACTCGGCGGCACAATACTGCTTTGAACGAGTCCTCAAGTACGATCCAGGGAACGAGCGAGCGATCCTCTACCTGAAGGACATCGAAGCCACTAGCGACATGTACTACGACGAAGAGTCGCTGAAAGAACAACAACGACTTGAGCAACTTCTTGCTCGACCTGTCACCGATTTCGAACTCTCAGTGAGAAGCCGAAACTGCTTGGCGACTATGGGAATCGACACGCTCGGTCAATTGACTGAGATCAGCGAACAGGAATTGCTCTCCGGAAAGAACTTCGGTGAAACATCGTTGATCGAAGTTCGTGAACTCATGGAGGTCCACGGCCTGTCGATTGGTGAATACCTTCACGAAAAACAACGGGAACCGTCATTCGACAACCGTGAACTCACTGCAGAAGAGCAAGCTGCAGTTCAGCTTCCGATTAGCGATTTGAACCTTTCGGTTCGTAGTCGGAAATGTATGGCTCGCTTGGGAATCACCACAATTGGTGAAGTTCTGATCCGTACACCGGACGAGCTACTTTCGGCCAAGAACTTCGGAGTGACATCCCTGAACGAGATTCGGAACAAGCTTTCAGAAATGAACCTGAAGCTTCGAAACGACTAA
- a CDS encoding anti-sigma factor family protein, producing MIDCKTTREYLDSMTAQERAVNGEVASHLESCPDCQLFAEQLELFDHKVSSLLQAVPVPDGLQERLLSSLSQFESAEQDEQVNILKLPVQSHRSQRWTILQRSLIGTVAAVLIVAISLIWTQPEPTSTLNYADAKSTLQKTFSKIDASNWNRLAAFDQQEFQIKHLDRPLRRWTLSEPVGMDLGKSAAHDAAAYQFSYQIQDGPKWSGTLVVLPTAQFSETPKQTEPESSSGMQILEWQSTDGTLTYLVFVDQGSADELANVMFSAIG from the coding sequence ATGATTGATTGCAAAACCACCCGTGAATATCTGGACTCAATGACTGCTCAGGAACGAGCCGTCAACGGGGAGGTTGCGTCTCACTTAGAGAGTTGTCCGGACTGTCAGCTTTTCGCAGAGCAACTGGAACTCTTTGACCACAAAGTTTCGTCACTTCTGCAAGCAGTTCCCGTCCCTGACGGACTCCAGGAACGTCTACTTTCGTCACTTTCGCAATTTGAGTCTGCCGAGCAAGACGAACAGGTCAACATTCTCAAACTGCCAGTTCAAAGTCACCGATCACAACGGTGGACAATTCTTCAACGAAGCCTCATTGGAACCGTTGCAGCTGTTCTAATTGTGGCGATCTCCTTGATTTGGACTCAGCCAGAGCCGACCTCCACGTTGAATTACGCGGACGCGAAGTCAACTCTGCAGAAAACCTTCTCGAAGATCGACGCATCTAACTGGAACCGGCTCGCAGCCTTTGATCAGCAAGAGTTTCAAATCAAACATCTTGACCGACCACTCCGGCGATGGACCTTGTCTGAACCAGTGGGAATGGATCTCGGGAAAAGTGCAGCTCACGATGCTGCGGCATATCAATTTTCCTATCAAATTCAAGATGGTCCCAAGTGGTCCGGAACGCTCGTTGTTTTGCCGACAGCACAGTTCTCTGAAACACCAAAGCAAACCGAACCAGAATCGTCTTCCGGAATGCAGATTCTTGAATGGCAATCGACAGACGGAACACTCACGTACCTCGTCTTCGTCGATCAAGGCTCAGCTGACGAACTGGCAAATGTGATGTTCAGTGCGATTGGATAA
- a CDS encoding serine hydrolase domain-containing protein, with translation MPANHQFPRTIEIVSEGIANKLHLGMQVYVSQAGDVIGDFAIGMNREDEVLTPETLCSWLSSGKPITAAAVFQLIETGKLSLTDRVSSIIPEFAARGKEEVTVAHLLTHTGGLRPVSSGWPHKSWDEIVAKTNNTPLRKDWTPGENAAYDPALSWFILGEILQRLEGKPIDQIVRQNILEPLDMVDCWMVVPKHLYLAYGDRIGVLHTIVDQKFRPTQGHEEVACRSASPGGSMRGPISQLGNFYEMMLQGGVSRSGRQILSPESISQMTSRQRVGMFDLTFQHKLDFGYGLIVNSNRYGAETVPYGFGRYASEDSYGHGGAQSSIGFADPEHQLVVAAVANGCPGERLHNERFRELNSAIYEDLGLSGSNHEG, from the coding sequence ATGCCAGCCAATCATCAGTTTCCCAGGACAATTGAAATCGTAAGTGAGGGGATCGCGAACAAGCTTCACTTGGGGATGCAAGTTTATGTTTCCCAGGCAGGAGATGTGATTGGAGATTTTGCGATTGGGATGAATCGAGAAGATGAAGTCCTCACTCCAGAGACGCTGTGCTCTTGGCTCTCCAGCGGAAAACCGATCACTGCGGCTGCTGTGTTTCAATTGATTGAAACAGGAAAGCTATCACTGACTGATCGTGTCTCATCGATCATTCCTGAATTCGCAGCTCGCGGAAAGGAAGAAGTGACCGTGGCACATTTGTTGACGCATACAGGTGGCCTGCGACCGGTCAGTTCTGGCTGGCCTCACAAATCGTGGGATGAAATTGTTGCGAAAACGAACAATACGCCACTTCGTAAAGATTGGACGCCCGGTGAGAATGCCGCGTACGATCCTGCTCTTTCATGGTTCATCCTGGGAGAGATTCTTCAGCGGCTCGAAGGGAAACCGATTGATCAAATTGTGCGTCAAAACATTCTTGAGCCACTCGATATGGTTGATTGTTGGATGGTGGTCCCGAAACATCTCTATCTGGCATACGGCGACCGGATTGGCGTGCTTCACACGATCGTTGATCAGAAATTTCGCCCCACTCAAGGGCATGAGGAAGTCGCCTGCCGGTCAGCATCTCCCGGCGGAAGTATGAGAGGACCAATTTCGCAACTTGGCAACTTCTACGAAATGATGCTACAGGGAGGAGTCAGTCGATCAGGGCGGCAAATCCTTTCCCCCGAAAGTATTTCTCAAATGACGTCGAGGCAGCGTGTCGGAATGTTTGATTTGACATTTCAACACAAGCTCGATTTCGGATATGGCTTGATTGTGAACTCAAACCGCTACGGAGCTGAAACCGTTCCGTATGGGTTTGGTCGCTACGCTTCCGAAGATTCTTACGGTCATGGAGGAGCGCAATCATCAATCGGATTTGCAGACCCTGAACATCAACTCGTTGTCGCAGCTGTCGCGAATGGTTGCCCCGGGGAAAGACTTCATAACGAGCGTTTCCGCGAACTCAATTCTGCCATTTACGAAGACCTCGGTCTTTCCGGTTCGAATCACGAAGGTTGA
- a CDS encoding leucine-rich repeat domain-containing protein — MPNLNLKTIACVATALIISGCQKPATETPAPSTSQTPSETSEAPTPAEPVEATPADDPEVVASIERVATSIKKDSNGYVTEVNYRGSSVSDDDLETLTKLTKLQSILLNEAKISDNGLKQIGKIKTLRNLDLRDCPISNEGLAHLVNLDGLRALRLSGKSGVTDVDDDGMVHVGKLTSMKALLLDFLWVSGEGLSQLGDLKNLEELYLAGTLVGDEDLAQMKLFPNLKKLRLSKLSQVTGAGLKHVSQLSKLEDLDLSEDSSLFDADLAPIANMTTLKRLNLWRVALTNDGVAHLEKLTNLNWLNLDNTQLSDAGLVYLKGMDQLTFLHLGSTAITNDGLSELAGLKSLKDLKITRTAVTEEGVEKLKKELPNTEIQLKYLGNGE; from the coding sequence ATGCCGAATTTGAACCTGAAAACCATCGCGTGTGTTGCAACCGCACTCATCATTTCCGGTTGCCAGAAACCTGCGACCGAAACTCCAGCCCCATCCACGAGCCAAACGCCCTCTGAAACCTCAGAGGCTCCGACGCCTGCAGAACCAGTCGAAGCCACACCTGCTGACGACCCTGAAGTCGTCGCTTCGATCGAGCGTGTCGCAACATCTATTAAAAAAGACTCGAACGGATATGTCACAGAGGTCAATTACCGTGGATCATCAGTCAGCGACGATGACCTCGAAACACTGACAAAGCTGACGAAACTACAATCGATTCTGTTGAATGAGGCCAAGATCTCTGACAACGGACTCAAACAGATCGGCAAGATCAAAACTCTTCGAAATCTCGATCTTCGTGACTGTCCGATCAGCAACGAGGGGCTGGCACATCTCGTCAATCTCGACGGATTGCGCGCACTCAGACTCTCAGGAAAAAGTGGAGTCACCGATGTCGACGATGATGGAATGGTCCACGTTGGCAAGCTAACGAGCATGAAAGCCTTGCTGCTCGACTTTCTGTGGGTCAGCGGCGAAGGACTCTCTCAGCTTGGTGACCTCAAAAACCTTGAAGAACTCTATCTCGCCGGAACCCTCGTCGGCGACGAAGACTTAGCACAGATGAAATTGTTCCCGAATCTCAAAAAACTTCGTCTCTCGAAGCTTTCACAAGTGACTGGAGCCGGACTGAAGCATGTCAGCCAACTCTCGAAGCTTGAAGATCTCGATTTGAGCGAGGACAGCTCACTCTTCGATGCGGACTTGGCCCCCATCGCAAACATGACCACTCTCAAGCGTTTGAACTTGTGGCGCGTCGCGTTAACGAACGATGGTGTCGCTCATCTTGAAAAGCTGACAAACCTCAACTGGCTCAATCTGGACAATACCCAACTGAGTGACGCAGGGCTTGTCTACCTCAAGGGAATGGATCAATTGACCTTCCTGCACCTCGGTTCGACCGCCATCACCAATGACGGGCTCTCCGAATTGGCAGGCCTGAAATCACTGAAGGATCTTAAAATCACAAGAACCGCTGTGACTGAAGAAGGGGTCGAGAAGCTGAAGAAGGAACTTCCGAATACAGAAATTCAGCTGAAGTACCTGGGCAACGGAGAGTAA
- a CDS encoding HlyD family secretion protein: MPAPPRRIFAFAVSALLLGVAAAVWLELPSGPLCHAILTARTTHVTASRAGRIAEVTVEEGSEVRIGDPIMRIHDESLGHAILAKKREIASLESKLQQSLASAELELNWRLRTLESEICDIQLRSASFLKEKYNFELQRSMLGDVLAGRDFAMIDDGNSLFDSMVVNNKISSSQRMATVLEMELVANAAEVSSAQVEICELRQKQLLGLKESLPLHIRKTQGVDVAEAELARAEAELDQLLAQETELTIVSPAIGRVGVFKCRSGDQVDPGTALVELLDDSKRYLVVYVPSKNIPSFELGTKVQLTFPGNAFYSGVVSSVAPQAKPCLIAENSTEDTTVLVQVEQTGHVWPNVPIGSQVMVRVSEKQ, encoded by the coding sequence ATGCCTGCACCCCCTCGGCGAATCTTCGCCTTCGCGGTGAGTGCTCTCCTTCTAGGAGTTGCCGCTGCAGTTTGGCTGGAGCTGCCTAGCGGTCCGTTGTGTCACGCAATTCTCACTGCTCGGACGACTCATGTTACTGCGAGTCGTGCCGGGAGAATTGCCGAAGTCACTGTTGAAGAAGGTTCGGAAGTCCGCATCGGCGATCCAATCATGCGGATTCATGATGAATCTCTCGGTCACGCGATTCTTGCCAAAAAACGTGAGATTGCATCGCTGGAATCAAAGTTGCAGCAGTCGTTGGCTTCGGCAGAGTTGGAATTGAATTGGCGATTGAGGACGCTGGAATCCGAGATTTGTGACATTCAATTACGGTCTGCTTCGTTCTTGAAAGAGAAATATAACTTCGAATTGCAACGCAGCATGCTCGGCGATGTTCTGGCAGGGCGCGACTTCGCAATGATCGACGATGGCAACTCGCTCTTTGATTCCATGGTCGTCAACAATAAAATCAGCTCATCACAGCGAATGGCAACCGTCCTTGAGATGGAACTGGTTGCAAACGCAGCTGAAGTCTCTTCGGCTCAGGTCGAGATTTGCGAACTTCGTCAGAAGCAGCTTCTTGGTCTCAAAGAATCGCTTCCGCTGCATATTCGTAAGACCCAGGGAGTCGATGTCGCTGAAGCGGAGCTTGCTCGAGCTGAGGCGGAACTGGACCAGCTTCTCGCTCAAGAGACGGAGTTGACGATCGTTTCACCAGCGATTGGTCGAGTGGGCGTTTTCAAGTGCCGTTCGGGTGATCAAGTTGATCCGGGAACTGCGCTCGTCGAACTCTTGGACGATTCAAAACGGTATCTGGTGGTTTACGTTCCTTCGAAGAACATTCCCTCCTTCGAGTTGGGTACGAAAGTCCAACTGACGTTCCCAGGAAATGCTTTCTATTCGGGAGTCGTTTCCTCTGTGGCACCACAAGCCAAGCCGTGTCTCATCGCTGAAAATTCTACTGAAGACACAACGGTTCTGGTGCAAGTTGAACAGACAGGTCACGTTTGGCCGAACGTCCCGATCGGTTCTCAGGTGATGGTTCGTGTCAGCGAGAAACAGTAA
- the tadA gene encoding tRNA adenosine(34) deaminase TadA, producing the protein MGRQVRFQCILFAWCLPQVSHVPDFEDSDDLESLIPDAVRCYLENPPPLTIGTLMFEPTITLQQIHEYWMMHAIDQAQRAFEQDEVPVGAVVVHEDRVIGEGYNQRESLNDPTAHAEMIAITQAAEELKSWRLLNCTLYVTLEPCPMCAGAIVQSRIPRLVYGTMDPKGGACNSLYQITDDARLNHRVNVTADVHQLECQTLLKEFFAIQRAKGKK; encoded by the coding sequence ATGGGACGTCAAGTTCGTTTCCAATGCATTCTTTTTGCCTGGTGCCTGCCGCAAGTTTCACATGTCCCGGATTTCGAAGATAGTGACGATCTTGAGTCATTGATTCCCGATGCGGTTCGTTGCTATCTTGAGAATCCACCGCCACTCACAATCGGAACATTGATGTTTGAACCAACAATCACGCTTCAGCAAATTCATGAATACTGGATGATGCACGCCATTGATCAAGCGCAGCGAGCTTTCGAGCAGGATGAAGTTCCGGTCGGAGCTGTTGTCGTTCATGAAGATCGCGTGATTGGTGAAGGCTACAATCAGCGAGAATCGCTCAACGATCCGACGGCCCATGCGGAAATGATTGCGATTACACAGGCTGCAGAGGAACTGAAGTCTTGGAGACTTTTGAATTGTACGCTGTACGTCACCCTTGAACCCTGTCCAATGTGCGCCGGAGCGATTGTGCAGTCACGCATCCCAAGACTCGTTTACGGAACCATGGACCCGAAAGGTGGGGCGTGCAACTCGCTGTACCAGATTACAGATGATGCGCGATTAAACCATCGCGTCAATGTGACAGCTGATGTGCACCAATTGGAGTGTCAGACTTTGCTGAAAGAGTTTTTCGCGATCCAGCGAGCCAAGGGAAAGAAATAG
- a CDS encoding prepilin peptidase: protein MWEQEIALGITTLSLREFMLACAAVFGVLTFVGTKKSLIDCELEPKSWPLLFGVSGAILSALFVICVIAYQCQHTPVVRPEEHWRNLRVIYHLCLLSLLLMITATDLRNYYILEWTCWLGIVIGIGGAVASGEFQLVHVWIDWNQEQPQLRGPYFPPWLASHQHLHGFVWSLCGIVAGVSLAALTKFISSFILRMPTLGTGDIYLMAMIGAFLGWQPTIIAFAIAPLFALIVGGCVRAVSNRPALPYGPFLALGATATLFTWKWIWMLEVPLAENADRDSIFAVRRFFGDWVSMTVTIGLSVTLFVLLLGMLRFYKSLDLKR from the coding sequence ATGTGGGAACAAGAGATCGCTCTCGGAATCACAACACTCTCTTTGCGAGAGTTCATGCTCGCTTGCGCGGCTGTTTTCGGGGTTCTGACTTTTGTCGGAACGAAAAAATCGTTGATCGATTGTGAACTGGAACCTAAAAGTTGGCCGCTGCTGTTCGGGGTCTCAGGGGCGATACTTTCCGCATTGTTTGTGATCTGTGTGATTGCATATCAATGCCAACATACGCCTGTTGTTCGACCAGAAGAACACTGGCGGAACCTTCGTGTGATCTATCATCTCTGCCTGTTGTCATTATTGCTCATGATCACAGCGACAGACCTCAGGAACTACTACATTTTAGAGTGGACCTGCTGGTTAGGAATCGTGATTGGAATTGGCGGAGCGGTGGCCTCTGGAGAATTCCAACTTGTGCATGTTTGGATCGACTGGAATCAGGAACAGCCGCAACTTCGTGGTCCCTATTTCCCACCCTGGTTGGCATCTCATCAGCATCTGCACGGTTTTGTATGGAGTCTATGCGGAATCGTTGCGGGCGTTTCTCTGGCAGCACTGACGAAGTTCATCTCCTCGTTTATCTTGCGAATGCCGACGTTAGGAACGGGAGATATTTATTTAATGGCCATGATCGGCGCGTTTCTCGGTTGGCAGCCAACGATCATTGCGTTTGCGATTGCACCATTGTTTGCGTTAATTGTCGGCGGTTGCGTTCGAGCTGTGAGCAATCGACCAGCACTTCCGTACGGACCATTTCTGGCATTGGGAGCGACGGCAACCTTGTTCACCTGGAAATGGATTTGGATGCTCGAAGTCCCACTGGCGGAGAACGCTGATCGAGACTCAATTTTCGCCGTCCGCCGTTTCTTCGGCGACTGGGTATCGATGACAGTGACGATTGGTCTGTCCGTGACCTTGTTCGTCCTTCTGCTGGGCATGTTGCGATTCTATAAGTCTCTGGATTTGAAAAGATAG
- a CDS encoding cupin domain-containing protein yields MDISELSNLEERELIPGFHGRLVHSATMTFVYWRIEAGAILPEHSHPHEQVAHTFEGEFELSVDGETRLLTANSVAVIPGNAKHSGKALTDCRIMDAFHPVREDYLL; encoded by the coding sequence ATGGACATTTCAGAACTTAGCAACTTGGAAGAACGCGAATTGATCCCCGGTTTTCATGGGAGATTGGTTCACTCAGCGACGATGACTTTCGTCTACTGGAGAATCGAAGCGGGGGCAATTCTTCCCGAACATTCGCATCCACATGAGCAAGTCGCACACACATTTGAAGGTGAGTTTGAACTTTCCGTTGACGGCGAAACTCGCTTACTCACAGCGAACAGTGTCGCTGTCATCCCGGGCAATGCGAAGCACTCGGGCAAGGCGCTCACCGATTGCCGTATCATGGATGCCTTTCATCCTGTGCGTGAGGACTATCTTCTGTGA
- a CDS encoding sugar phosphate isomerase/epimerase family protein produces MSGPYPFQKSVSLNRRQAMLSTMTAAAATFLTEGQSDAAEVSSDDDRKRSPKSYKMKKSINLWAFPYPDRMSLKECMQLAKDAGFDGIELNYDLESDLSPKSGPKELTAIRRMAEEIGIEIGGLCSFLFWPYPLTANDVERRARGMELATKMTHAAHDLGTENLLVVPGSVHIPWRDDYPPVANDVCDERAKAAVTKLLPTAEKLGVSMNIENIFFNGYIMTPMEMADFVDHFDSEFVNVHFDTGNIMMFQFPEHWINYLGKRIRNVHLKEFTKNGTDYSLETFRPLLDGTTDWPAVIEAFDQTEYDGYLTFEYFHPWLHYPEALIYQTSDSMDRMLGRTTGRVV; encoded by the coding sequence ATGAGTGGTCCTTATCCGTTTCAGAAGTCGGTGAGCCTGAATCGTCGGCAAGCCATGTTGTCGACCATGACGGCAGCCGCAGCGACGTTTCTCACTGAAGGGCAAAGTGACGCAGCGGAAGTTTCATCGGACGATGACCGGAAGAGGTCTCCGAAATCGTACAAGATGAAGAAATCGATCAACCTTTGGGCCTTTCCGTATCCAGATCGGATGTCACTCAAAGAGTGTATGCAACTTGCCAAGGATGCCGGGTTCGATGGGATCGAGTTGAACTACGACCTCGAGAGCGATCTTTCTCCGAAATCGGGACCTAAAGAACTAACGGCAATTCGCCGTATGGCAGAAGAGATCGGAATCGAGATCGGCGGGCTTTGTTCGTTCTTGTTCTGGCCATACCCGCTCACAGCCAATGATGTGGAGCGCCGCGCACGTGGCATGGAATTGGCAACCAAAATGACCCATGCAGCCCACGACCTCGGAACAGAGAATCTTCTGGTTGTCCCCGGATCGGTTCACATCCCCTGGCGAGATGACTACCCCCCTGTTGCGAACGATGTCTGTGATGAGCGTGCGAAAGCTGCTGTCACCAAACTTCTGCCAACAGCGGAAAAGCTCGGCGTGAGCATGAACATTGAAAACATTTTCTTCAATGGGTACATCATGACGCCCATGGAGATGGCTGACTTTGTGGATCACTTCGACAGCGAGTTTGTGAATGTCCACTTCGATACCGGGAACATCATGATGTTCCAGTTCCCCGAGCATTGGATCAACTATCTGGGAAAACGCATCCGCAATGTGCATCTAAAAGAGTTCACAAAAAACGGAACCGACTACTCGCTGGAAACCTTCCGGCCATTACTCGATGGCACCACCGATTGGCCGGCAGTCATCGAAGCTTTCGACCAGACGGAATATGATGGATATTTGACGTTTGAATATTTTCATCCCTGGCTGCATTACCCTGAAGCCTTGATCTACCAAACCTCCGACTCAATGGATCGAATGCTAGGCCGAACAACCGGACGTGTTGTGTGA